The genomic window GGGTTTGCCCCTGAGCAGGCAGCGGCGCGGCGACTGTGCTGGCCACCCAGTGAACCAGGGCAGGCCCAGCTTCCAGCCGCTTACGCATGGCGGGCGTGTCCAGCCCGAACCAACGCGGGCGGGTGGGCGCGGGTGCATCGGGGTTGACGGCAATCACTTCCAAATAAGCCAACCCCAAACTCAGCAAACGGTTGTGGGTGCCGAAGGTGGGATGCTCACCGCCGGGCGAGAGCGAAACGCCCAGACGGTCTTCGAGCCACATTACGCCTTCCAGCAAGCTGCGGGCGGCGATCACCAGATGGTCGATCATGCGCCGCG from Deinococcus detaillensis includes these protein-coding regions:
- a CDS encoding VOC family protein, with protein sequence MIDHLVIAARSLLEGVMWLEDRLGVSLSPGGEHPTFGTHNRLLSLGLAYLEVIAVNPDAPAPTRPRWFGLDTPAMRKRLEAGPALVHWVASTVAAPLPAQGQTLSLERGRFAWTLTVPADGSLPLGGVLPSLIDWQTDMPAKTLPDVGVRLQGLTLLTPQPNELRSALTRLELLKLVEIEAAPAVSLRAVLDTPRGEIILD